In one Molothrus aeneus isolate 106 chromosome 8, BPBGC_Maene_1.0, whole genome shotgun sequence genomic region, the following are encoded:
- the LOC136559626 gene encoding C-type lectin domain family 2 member D-like → MGQEQGDVCCRQRDAGCELDESEFSSIPRAANEPQHPQQGPAAAVPHLPGAQEATWHQQGDATCERAVSADVENGFCSSDGGVREPLAPQGTSATKNEHKRNLRRLLGEWIRGHPVGTEVLILLLLVLVLALGVALAVLAAPQVPVTPATPLSRLGCPHGWVGYKGVCYYFSRDYSTWEQGQERCSELGASLAIAKDEEAMDLLSRLCGNVDFWLGLRRRGERLHWGDGSSYSSRVPVLGNSQCVYLADRNRFRSDNCSNERPYLCSKAQAPP, encoded by the exons ATGGGTCAGGAGCAAGGTGATGTTTGTTGCAGGCAGAGAGATGCTGGCTGTGAGCTGGACGAGAGTGAATTCTCCtccattcccagagcagcaaacgagccccagcatccccagcagggaCCCGCAGCCGCGGTTCCACACCTGCCTGGGGCCCAAGAAGCCACCTGGCATCAGCAGGGGGATGCCACTTGTGAGCGTGCAGTGAGTGCAGATGTGGAGAATGGATTCTGCAGCAGTGATGGGGGCGTGAGGGAGCCCCTGGCTCCCCAAGGCACATCAGCAACCAAGAATGAACACAAAAGGAACCTCAGAAGATTGCTGG gtgaaTGGATCAGGGGCCATCCCGTGGGCACGGAGGTGCtgattctgctgctcctggtgctggtgctggctttgggggtggccttggctgtgctggcag caccacaggtTCCAGTCACACCTGCGACTCCTCTGTCACGTCTGGGCTGTCCCCACGGCTGGGTTGGGTACAAGGGGGTCTGCTACTACTTCTCCAGGGATTACAGCACCTGGGAGCAGGGTCAGGAACGGTGCTCCGAGCTCGGGGCCTCCCTGGCCATTGCCAAGGATGAGGAGGCCATG GATTTGCTCTCCCGCCTCTGTGGGAACGTCGATTTCTGGCTCGGGCTGCGCAGACGGGGCGAGCGCCTGCACTGGGGGGACGGCAGCAGCTACAGCTCCCG ggttCCTGTCCTCGGCAATTCCCAGTGTGTGTACCTGGCTGACCGGAATAGATTCAGGAGTGACAACTGCTCCAATGAGCGGCCGTATCTCTGCAGCAAGGCCCAAGCTCCCCCGTaa